The Setaria viridis chromosome 9, Setaria_viridis_v4.0, whole genome shotgun sequence sequence CAAATCCGGATCCAGGGACCACAACAATTCCAGTTGATTCAAGGAGACGGAGAGCATAGAATGCATCAGGTGCTTTCTTAGCAGCTTTAGCAGCCTCAATTGCCTTCTGTGGCAGATGAATCTGAGGGAAAAGGTACATTGCTCCTTCAGCCTTGTTACATGTAATTCCCTCGAGATTGTTGAATGCATCCTCCAGTGCCTGCAAAACAAATGAACAATTTTCTTAGATATTTTTAAGAAGTTGCTCAAAAGTATAGTAGAAATGCAACCAGGCGAACCTTTGCACGACGAGCTAAAGATTCAAGGATTCCATCTTTCTCTGCCTTGTAGGAAGCAAACGATTCATCCCCGACCTGCAGAATAAAGCACTGAATTTTAACTGGACAGTTTGGCATTTCCTATCAGGGCATGATTTAAAGAATGCCATATAGTTTGACCTTTGGTGGATTCATGACGAGGCTGGCAAGGATTTGACCAGTGATATTGGAGCATAAGTTCACTGAAGCTATCTTGTAGATCTGCTCTCTTACTGGAGCACTGAAGCCAGTAATCTCCATGTAACCTCCTCTTTTACCACACTCTCCATAATATCCTGGTTGTAGAAGCCAAGTATTTTGGATAAGCCAGTGACTTGACCAAAAGAAAGATAAAGCAGCTGATTATCTATCTACCTTTAGAAACAGACTGAAATGATACCAAAGGGAGATCATCCTCGCCATATCCCAAGGATCTTGCTATCTTCTTGAAAGAGTTAAATTTCTTGTTGTCAACATAGATGTTCTCTTGATATACCTATCAATGTAAATGGCATTGATGTTACAGGAGTGGCAAAGAATATGATTAAGCAGCTCAAAATTTTGTGGCGACCACTTACCTCATCAGCTAGAAGAACGAGGCCCTCATTTTTGCAGAATTTCACTATGTCACATTGGTTGTCCTCAGCAAGAACCTAAAAATAAATGAACCACTTCAATACAAGTTGTGTTTTTAACATCAGCATGAATAACAGAAACATTTATTCACATTGCAGAGCAATAGGAACACATTTTCCCCCTAAGCAAAGGTTTTCTTAAACAACACAACATATTCAATAACTTAAAATATACAAGAAATACACGTCTAATATTGTATCAATTATCAAGAATATGGTGCGGACAGATAATAAAATTTCAAGCAAAAAGAAATGCTCTTTAAAAGTGAGGAGAAATGACTTTACAAACCTGCCCAGTTGGGTTTCCTGGATTGATAACCACCAAGGCCCTAACATCAATGCCTTTTGACCGAGCATCTTCAAGTTGCTTCTTAAGATCAGAGATCTCCAAACCCCATCCGGTTTTTTCATCAAGGTAATAGGGGACCTGAAAGAAATGCCCTTGGTTTAGGCATTGCTGATACAAATATATGGCGCTATACAGAAATTCTTTAGCCAAACATATCAAAGTACATACAAGAGTTCCACCATGAAGAGCAATGGATGCTGAGTACAAGGGGTACTGAGGAATCGGGCACAGAATGCCATCTTTCTCATTCCTTATCAGCAATTGCATCATCAAGTGCACCTTAAGAGGGAAGAATATCATGATCAGACTTCAGTTATGCCATGTTTATTCAGAAAACGTCGAGGAAAATCAAAGTAGAAGTTAAAAGTGCACACCCCAGGACTTGCTCCGTCAGTAATGAAAATGTCATCTGCATTTGCAGGGAATCCATCACGTGAGGCAATACCAGCAGCAATTGCATCACGAAGTCCTTTgataccctaggaaaaataaacaaatcAAATGAAGCCAAGATTCCTTTCTCATTGTGGTCAGTAAATGTCTCACAGTGAGATGCTTACCTGGCTGTGACTATAAGCACCTGTTGCTCTTGCAGGAATAGTAGCCAGAATCTGCTTTGCTCGAGAAATAGCATCAGCACTGCAGCGTGCCATCAAGTACACATAAGAATTTCAAGTTTTAATGAGACACTTGAACTATTCTCGGAAACTTCTGACTAAGAAAATATTAAGCAGTGAAATCAATGGTAAACAAGACCAACAACAAACAGAAAAGGGCATCTTTTCAAGTGGGATATTGGAATTTTAAATTGGGAGGGTACGCATAACTGTGCATAACTAGGCAAAATAATGTAATAATTCTCACGATTATTGGATCAATTAATCATGGAAGTTCTAAAACAATTTGTGTATTCCTAGATATGTTTAAATACTGTCAGTGTTGAAGAGAAACAAAAACAATGTTAATACCTGGCAGATTTCACAGGAATTAGTTCTTTCATATTAAACAAAGTTTACTTTAGAAAAAATCCTTATCATTTCTCTCGGCAGAGCTTTGCTTTTGGAAGAAGATAGATTGCATTCACTTGCAAAATATATTTGGAATTTCCTATGTTGATTTGACACCAAAATTGGGAAGAAATTAGCAGGATAGCTCTTAGTTTAGTGTTTGGACTAGATATCTCTCCATTTAAGTTTTCTGTAAATTTATTAATGGAGATGAATAGAAAGATGCAATATTCACCTGAATAGTGATTTGATTTCCTCTTTCTCCAACAAGCATGGATGATCACAAAGAGCAAGAACCTGCAATGTATCATGTAAATATCGACGAAATAAAGACGAATTCTGCAGGTAACTAAACACGTACCTCCCTGAAGAATGTCACTGGTTGCTGACCAAGAGATTGAGGATTCCCAATGTTGCAGTAGAGGATCTGCGAGGGTAAAAATAGAAATGGTGACCTACATAATTGTTGAAAAAGGATAAAGCTACTTATTACCGAACTTTAAAATCAACAGTTCGGTACCTCATCAAAAGGAAGAGACCCTGGTTGATTTTgtagctgctgctgcatgcGCTGTTACAGAGCAAAGGAGACTATATTAAGTCAATTTCCAAGCAGGCTGTTATTGTCAGAACTGCCAGTCTACGTGGAGTGGACAAGATTCTTAAAAGCATTCACAGGGAGTCATATAAAATGTGGTGAGAAAGATTAACCTTCTATAACAAGGATGAAGTTTATCAAAGAAAAACTGCAAATTGAATTACTAGAGTAATAAGTTATTAATACAAAAGGTTCTAACCATAAAATAGACTATATGCTTAATTTATTTCCTTAACCAAAACATAGAATTCAAACCTATCAAGTAAGATGTAAAGCACAAATACACATTTATGAATCCAGGCATTGCAGTATGTTGTTCTTTGCTAATTCACTTAAAACAGTGAACAGTGACAAAGTAATACTTTCACTCCAATAACCTTGACAAAACTGTACATATGAACATTATCCAATCTAACTGTATGGCTTTGTGGAGAGGTGATTACTTATTATTTGGGAACAAGAACAGAGTAATGCAATACTAAGTAGACTTCAAGCATTGCTGAACATTAGTAGTCACTGAAGATACCTGAGCATGAATGACAATCTCCCCACGCACTGCATACTCACATTTTAAGACCTGCAGTAGTTATCAGTGCATTAGCTAGGCATTAGACGCCACATTCTCTTTACCCAGACAAGTAAAGCACCAGAACTTAAGACAAACTTCAATAAGTTCAGTAACAATGCACGAGTTGTCAGCTAAGGAGCACCTCTGATCTCACAAAAACAATGATATGGTCTTACAGCATCAACATGTCATCATTTTGCACAATAAGTGGGGCAGCAGTTCAAATAAATTGACATATCCCCTTTTGAGTCAAAAGGGGATCCTGAGATAGATGACACTAAATATTCCGTGACGCAAACTAAAAAGTCACGCCAGCAGCTCAAATCGCTATGAGATCTACCTCTGGGTTGAGAGATAGCGACTAGTGATCTTGGCAAAACGAAGTCAACATCAAAATGATTAAACGTTGTGTTCGTACAGTTGCTACGATTATCCCCCCAAAAAATTCATTTTTAAAATTTGAATCAAGATCAGATCATCAGAACACAAGAAAAAAGAAGTAAGAAGGGCATGTACCACTCCACCAAATCAAGTATAAAATTTCCACCCAAAATTCACAACCGAACGAGAATCCAACCCCCGGGGGCCGAATCAGAAACTCGCAAGAACCCAATCCACGGGACCTCCTCCAACTCAATCAAAATCTAACCTCCCCTCGGAAAAATCCCTCAAAATGGGGCCTTCAAGGTGCAGAACAGGCAGACATGGGGAGGAAACGCCTCACCTTGGGGTTGAGGTTCTCGACGGCGACGCTGGCGGCCATGGCGAACAGGAACAAGAAGCGATCAGAGCTTCGCCGCGACGCAAGGAGCGCGCTGGATTGCTTCTCAGCACGGAACAGCGGGGTCTCTCTGTCTCGCCCTGCGGTTTCGTGGCGAATCGGGGACGGCAAGGCCAGATGGTTGGTGCTTATAAAGAAGAGCGGTCAGGCGGACGAGGACGGAAACAAACTAGAGGCGCAGGCCAGTCGCCCGCCGGAAAGCGAGTGGAAGGAGAACGGACGGCCGCCGACCACAGCTGCGGTTTTGCGTTAAAAAAGTCTCTTCTCCCATAAAAAAGTCTGAGATCGaagctgtggcctgtgggtggGGCTTGCTAGATCTTGCCTTACGTTGTGCTGTGCGCTTTATTGCTATGGAGCGGGAGAATTGTAAGTTTGGCACCTTTTGTGTTCTTGTTGATCCCATGGATTTCCAAGATGTACAGCTCTACAAATAAGCTGGTTTTCCTTCCCGTACCGGTTCACTTTCAAGTTATGGAAATGCCCCTCCGTTTCTTATTTTGTGACGCGGGATGGTTTTCTTTCCGTTTGTCTCTCATTTTTATTAAAGAAACTATCGCACTTCCCACTCAATATTGATTGGAACTACAGAGAGTCTATACAAGTCACACGTAGACCCAACAATAGTCACGAGAATGTGATAATGTGTTAAATTCTAGGTGTGACACATGAATCCAAAGGCAGTGGTTAGTTGGTGAAACTATGGACATATTCATAAAGCAAAGCAATTCTACCTTtctattttgtttctttcaacTTTATCTTCTACTTTCATCTTACTGTTAGAAAAAGATTGATGCGGATAGGTACGAGATTAAAAGGGATGACACGCTAGGGATCTAATTAGTCGGGGACTAATCTGTTTCCTTAGCCATCAGGTGGTGCAAGGACGGATTAGTAGTGGAGATGAAACGCCTCGAGGGGTGCTTGGGTGAACTTGAACTTGTTGTTTGCTTTGGTTCAAGTTGAGCACTTAGAGTGTGTTTGGTAGTTTGTATCATTTTGTTCATGTATAAAATGGTTGAAAGCTCATCCAggataaaaaaaaagtcatccTACTTGATATATTATTTCACTAATAGGAGTGAAATCATACGGTACAAGTAAATTGGTTTAACACACCATGTATCATATGGTGCATGTAACCAAATACATATTTAGTACATAAGCTATACGTCATATACAAATATACCTGGACTGGCCCCCTTGTGTTTATTTGGGGACCTTGGAGCGGTTGGTCCGGATGAATATACAATGAGCTCTCACTTTTTaaaatgtaataattactaaattatctaTAATAATGGGCGGTTAGATCTCGGCTATACTATATACCACTAAGTGGTA is a genomic window containing:
- the LOC117839736 gene encoding alanine aminotransferase 2 → MAASVAVENLNPKVLKCEYAVRGEIVIHAQRMQQQLQNQPGSLPFDEILYCNIGNPQSLGQQPVTFFREVLALCDHPCLLEKEEIKSLFSADAISRAKQILATIPARATGAYSHSQGIKGLRDAIAAGIASRDGFPANADDIFITDGASPGVHLMMQLLIRNEKDGILCPIPQYPLYSASIALHGGTLVPYYLDEKTGWGLEISDLKKQLEDARSKGIDVRALVVINPGNPTGQVLAEDNQCDIVKFCKNEGLVLLADEVYQENIYVDNKKFNSFKKIARSLGYGEDDLPLVSFQSVSKGYYGECGKRGGYMEITGFSAPVREQIYKIASVNLCSNITGQILASLVMNPPKVGDESFASYKAEKDGILESLARRAKALEDAFNNLEGITCNKAEGAMYLFPQIHLPQKAIEAAKAAKKAPDAFYALRLLESTGIVVVPGSGFGQVPGTWHIRCTILPQEEKIPAVITRFKAFHEAFMAEYRG